The following are encoded in a window of Pseudomonas multiresinivorans genomic DNA:
- the pabB gene encoding aminodeoxychorismate synthase component I has translation MSYCSIHPLPYQEDPGERFNLIHHAPGAVLLDAGRPIATRGRYDLLSAWPLAELAPLAGESANRFFARVRSALQSLGEARVPDTVDVPFVGGMIGYLGYDFGRRVEHLPEPNLDDLALPDARLGLYAWALVTDHEERSSRLVFHPALAADGRERLIRLFEAAHDGNALPPFRLAAPFRPDLTREQYREALERVHGYILAGDCYQVNYTQRFRAPCSGSPWLAYRALREACPTPFAGYLALPEGAVLSLSPERFIQLHGGQVETRPIKGTRPRGDTPEADRLNAEALLASEKDRAENLMIVDLLRNDLGRSCRPGSVRVPELFAVETYPNVHHLVSSVRGELAAGKDALDLLEGSFPGGSITGAPKVRAMQIIDELEPTQRSIYCGSLLYLDVRGEMDSSIAIRTVLVKDGQASCWAGGGIVADSNWEEEYEESLTKVGVLLRTLESL, from the coding sequence ATGTCCTACTGTTCCATACACCCTCTTCCCTACCAGGAAGATCCGGGCGAACGCTTTAACCTGATCCACCACGCACCCGGCGCCGTCCTCCTGGACGCCGGTCGACCCATTGCCACACGTGGACGCTATGACCTTCTGAGCGCCTGGCCATTGGCAGAGTTGGCACCTTTGGCCGGAGAATCGGCCAACCGCTTTTTCGCTCGCGTCAGAAGTGCCCTGCAGAGCCTGGGCGAAGCTCGAGTACCCGATACTGTCGATGTGCCATTCGTCGGCGGAATGATCGGGTATCTCGGATATGACTTCGGCCGGCGCGTCGAGCACCTGCCCGAACCGAACCTGGATGACCTCGCCCTGCCCGATGCGCGCCTGGGCCTGTATGCCTGGGCGCTGGTCACCGACCACGAGGAACGCAGCAGCCGGTTGGTATTCCATCCTGCGCTGGCTGCGGACGGGCGGGAGCGCCTGATCAGGCTGTTCGAAGCCGCTCACGATGGCAACGCCCTGCCACCCTTCCGGCTGGCAGCGCCGTTCCGGCCGGACCTGACCCGTGAGCAGTACCGCGAGGCGCTGGAACGCGTACACGGCTACATCCTGGCCGGCGACTGCTACCAGGTGAACTACACCCAGCGCTTCCGCGCCCCCTGCAGCGGCTCACCCTGGCTGGCCTACCGCGCCCTGCGCGAGGCTTGCCCTACGCCTTTTGCCGGCTATCTGGCATTGCCTGAAGGCGCCGTCCTCAGCCTGTCACCGGAGCGCTTCATCCAGCTTCACGGCGGCCAAGTGGAAACCCGCCCGATCAAGGGTACCCGCCCGCGCGGCGATACCCCCGAGGCCGACCGGCTCAACGCCGAAGCCCTGCTTGCCAGCGAGAAGGACCGCGCCGAGAACCTGATGATCGTCGACCTGCTGCGCAACGATCTGGGCCGCAGTTGCCGGCCGGGCAGCGTGCGTGTACCCGAGCTGTTCGCGGTGGAGACCTACCCCAACGTCCACCACCTGGTCAGCAGCGTGCGCGGCGAACTGGCGGCCGGCAAGGACGCGCTGGACCTGCTCGAAGGCAGCTTCCCCGGTGGTTCCATCACCGGCGCGCCGAAGGTTCGCGCCATGCAGATCATCGACGAGCTGGAGCCGACCCAGCGCAGCATCTACTGCGGCAGCCTGCTCTACCTCGACGTGCGCGGCGAGATGGACAGCTCCATCGCCATCCGTACCGTACTGGTGAAGGACGGCCAGGCAAGCTGCTGGGCCGGCGGCGGCATCGTGGCCGACTCCAACTGGGAGGAAGAATACGAAGAGTCGCTGACCAAGGTGGGCGTGCTGCTGCGCACTCTGGAGAGTCTGTAA
- the thrH gene encoding bifunctional phosphoserine phosphatase/homoserine phosphotransferase ThrH, whose protein sequence is MEIACLDLEGVLVPEIWIAFAEKTGIEALKATTRDIPDYDVLMKQRLRILDEHGLKLSDIQEVIATLKPLEGAVEFVDWLRERFQVVILSDTFYEFSQPLMRQLGFPTLLCHKLITDETDRVVDYQLRQKDPKRQSVIAFKSLYYRVIAAGDSYNDTTMLSEAHAGILFHAPENVIREFPQFPAVHTYEDLKKEFLKASNRPLSL, encoded by the coding sequence GTGGAAATCGCCTGTCTCGACCTGGAAGGGGTTCTGGTTCCGGAAATCTGGATCGCCTTCGCTGAAAAAACCGGTATCGAAGCGCTCAAGGCGACGACTCGCGATATTCCGGACTACGACGTGCTGATGAAGCAGCGTCTGCGCATCCTCGACGAGCACGGCCTGAAGCTTTCCGACATCCAGGAAGTGATCGCCACCCTGAAGCCGCTGGAAGGCGCTGTGGAGTTCGTCGACTGGCTGCGTGAGCGCTTCCAGGTGGTGATCCTCTCCGACACCTTCTACGAGTTCTCCCAGCCGCTGATGCGCCAGCTCGGTTTCCCGACCCTGCTGTGCCACAAGCTGATCACCGACGAGACCGATCGCGTGGTGGATTACCAACTGCGTCAGAAGGATCCGAAGCGTCAGTCGGTCATCGCCTTCAAGAGCCTGTACTACCGTGTCATCGCCGCTGGCGATTCCTACAACGACACCACCATGCTCTCCGAGGCCCACGCCGGCATCCTGTTCCACGCGCCGGAAAACGTGATTCGCGAGTTCCCGCAGTTCCCGGCGGTGCACACCTATGAGGACCTGAAGAAGGAATTCCTCAAGGCGTCCAATCGCCCGCTCAGCCTGTAA